A single window of Pseudomonadota bacterium DNA harbors:
- the lptE gene encoding LPS assembly lipoprotein LptE, with protein MMNITIFQTSKRKICIIILSALLLCSCGYQLVKDKGIYGGDITSLYVPVFKNKTYEPHASLYVTDSFTREIVSSGLFKVNTSNTDGYLEGNITEIKITPATMNVYGVVVEKTITANVDIALFRKNGVLLRKWSFTDYETYNVVDINAEDFNKRDALKRLSGRMARKFCSVILIDY; from the coding sequence ATGATGAATATCACAATATTCCAAACAAGTAAGCGAAAAATATGTATAATTATTCTTTCTGCTTTACTTTTATGCTCTTGTGGTTACCAGTTGGTGAAGGACAAAGGCATTTATGGTGGTGACATAACATCTCTCTATGTGCCTGTATTCAAGAATAAGACCTATGAGCCTCACGCATCCCTTTATGTTACTGATTCCTTCACACGGGAAATCGTCTCGAGCGGGCTTTTTAAAGTAAACACCAGCAACACTGACGGGTATTTAGAAGGGAATATCACCGAAATCAAGATAACGCCTGCCACGATGAATGTGTATGGTGTGGTCGTTGAAAAAACTATTACCGCCAATGTTGATATTGCCCTGTTTAGAAAGAACGGGGTGCTTTTAAGGAAGTGGTCCTTCACTGATTATGAAACATATAACGTGGTAGACATAAACGCAGAGGATTTCAACAAAAGAGACGCCCTGAAAAGGCTTTCAGGACGTATGGCAAGAAAATTCTGTTCTGTTATTCTGATTGATTATTAG
- the rpsT gene encoding 30S ribosomal protein S20, giving the protein MRKNKSAIKRARQSEERRLRNSHVKSTMKTQIKRVVQAMASKDKEHLDTLVKGAVSYINKAASKGVIHPNNAARKVSRLSKKVNIFSSAKA; this is encoded by the coding sequence TTGAGGAAAAATAAATCTGCGATTAAAAGAGCGAGACAGTCAGAAGAAAGAAGATTAAGGAATTCTCATGTGAAGTCAACTATGAAGACCCAGATTAAGAGGGTTGTTCAGGCCATGGCAAGCAAAGATAAAGAGCATTTGGATACATTGGTTAAAGGCGCAGTATCATATATTAATAAAGCTGCCTCAAAAGGGGTTATACACCCGAATAATGCTGCCAGAAAAGTTTCCAGATTATCAAAAAAGGTTAATATCTTTTCATCAGCAAAGGCTTAA
- a CDS encoding PxxKW family cysteine-rich protein codes for MQCATVKVGVECLFMKKTGCSYNGGTCNTIVESCEGCTRVIEFEAGKYCTSFPYPAQKWQKGACPMSSHVKKGQKVEEQKINPLKASKRNAGKK; via the coding sequence ATGCAGTGTGCAACAGTAAAAGTAGGTGTTGAATGTCTTTTTATGAAGAAGACAGGGTGTTCCTATAATGGTGGTACATGTAACACGATTGTGGAAAGTTGTGAAGGATGCACGAGAGTGATAGAGTTTGAAGCAGGGAAATATTGTACCAGCTTTCCCTATCCAGCACAAAAATGGCAGAAAGGTGCATGCCCTATGTCATCTCATGTGAAGAAAGGGCAAAAAGTGGAAGAGCAGAAAATCAACCCTCTTAAAGCATCGAAGAGAAATGCCGGGAAAAAGTAA